From the genome of Methanofervidicoccus abyssi, one region includes:
- a CDS encoding ATP-dependent DNA ligase: MLFLDVCKIFKKIEDTTKRINKMYHFMKLIRMAEKENSPSSLRKICYLSIGRVYPEYENKELGIGPNMLIEAVKGIGIKEKDLLESIKKTGDIALSIEKLSPQIKQVSLFQRQLTLHDVYDTLKKVGEIEGESSQKKKIRYISNLLLTATPLERRYIARIILEDMRIGMNVPTILSAFSKYFSIPKEKLEKIYAVVNDIGLVGEKLLMGVDIDRDEDLKLKLFRPIRPMLAQIAPSIKEAIEEIGTPQFETKYDGARVQIHRSGDEVKIYTRKLEDITNSLPEIVEEIKKIDRDNFIMEGECVAIDLNTGHPRPFQDILRRLRRKYNIEKMKEEVNLRVYLFDILYYNEPLLDVPLKERRKVLEEILSEDNDWEKKREKIEREIRSDKKIDISYKLVTRDVEKAEEFYKWSLGIGHEGVMIKNLKAPYTPGSRVRTMYKFKPTLESLDVVITKAKIGMGKRKDWYGSFEIAVKDEDGNLHPIGHVGSGLSEDELDRLSKMIESIKVKEVGDEVIVEPKIVLEVTYEEIQESDKYSCGYALRFPRVVEIREDRSPEDINTLEDVKRIFQIQKGRSSNKF, from the coding sequence ATGCTATTTTTAGATGTTTGTAAAATATTCAAAAAGATAGAGGATACTACAAAAAGAATAAACAAGATGTATCACTTTATGAAGTTAATAAGGATGGCGGAGAAAGAAAACTCCCCATCGAGTTTAAGAAAGATATGTTATCTCTCCATCGGTAGAGTATACCCAGAGTATGAAAATAAGGAATTAGGTATAGGCCCAAATATGTTAATAGAGGCGGTTAAAGGCATAGGCATTAAGGAAAAAGATTTACTAGAATCCATTAAAAAAACTGGAGATATAGCCCTATCCATTGAGAAGTTAAGCCCCCAGATAAAACAGGTTTCTCTCTTCCAAAGACAGTTAACCCTTCACGATGTATACGATACCTTGAAGAAGGTAGGTGAGATAGAAGGAGAGAGTTCCCAGAAAAAAAAGATAAGGTATATTTCTAACTTATTATTAACGGCAACACCTCTTGAAAGGAGGTATATTGCCAGGATCATCTTAGAAGATATGAGGATAGGAATGAACGTCCCAACTATTCTAAGTGCCTTCTCAAAATACTTCAGTATTCCAAAAGAGAAGTTGGAGAAGATTTATGCAGTTGTGAATGATATCGGTCTCGTTGGAGAGAAGTTATTAATGGGAGTCGATATAGACAGGGACGAGGATCTAAAGTTAAAACTCTTTAGACCTATAAGGCCCATGTTGGCCCAGATTGCCCCATCTATAAAGGAGGCTATAGAAGAGATAGGTACTCCACAGTTTGAGACGAAGTACGACGGTGCAAGAGTACAGATACACAGGAGTGGAGATGAGGTTAAAATATACACCAGGAAATTAGAGGATATCACCAACTCACTACCTGAGATTGTAGAAGAGATAAAGAAGATAGACAGGGATAACTTTATAATGGAAGGAGAATGTGTAGCCATAGATCTAAATACTGGACATCCAAGACCCTTCCAGGATATTCTCAGGAGACTTAGACGGAAGTATAACATCGAGAAAATGAAGGAGGAGGTTAATCTAAGGGTTTATCTCTTTGATATTTTATATTACAATGAACCTCTGTTAGATGTTCCGCTGAAGGAACGGAGGAAGGTTTTGGAGGAGATTCTCTCTGAGGATAACGACTGGGAGAAGAAGAGGGAGAAGATAGAGAGGGAGATCAGATCGGATAAGAAGATAGATATATCCTACAAGTTAGTAACTAGGGATGTGGAGAAGGCAGAGGAGTTCTATAAGTGGAGTTTAGGCATAGGGCATGAAGGTGTTATGATAAAAAACCTAAAGGCTCCATATACCCCTGGAAGTAGAGTTAGAACTATGTATAAGTTTAAACCTACACTGGAGAGTCTAGACGTAGTTATTACAAAGGCAAAAATAGGGATGGGGAAGAGGAAGGACTGGTATGGATCCTTTGAGATAGCAGTTAAGGACGAGGATGGAAACCTTCACCCTATAGGACATGTTGGTAGTGGTTTAAGTGAGGATGAGTTAGATAGGTTGAGTAAAATGATAGAGTCTATAAAGGTAAAGGAGGTAGGAGATGAAGTAATAGTAGAGCCAAAGATTGTATTGGAAGTTACCTACGAAGAGATACAGGAGTCTGATAAATACAGTTGTGGTTATGCATTGAGATTCCCAAGGGTTGTGGAAATAAGGGAAGATCGATCTCCAGAGGATATAAACACCTTGGAAGATGTTAAAAGGATATTCCAGATACAGAAAGGAAGAAGTAGTAATAAATTTTAA
- the ilvC gene encoding ketol-acid reductoisomerase, with amino-acid sequence MVEIYYDKDVTLDGVKDKVIAVIGYGNQGRAQSLNMKDSGLNVIIGLRPNGPSWEKAKSDGHTVMTIEEASKEADVIHILIPDEVQPTVYEKQIKPFLKEGKTLGFSHGYNIHYGFIVPPNGINVIMVAPKAPGVMVRKMYLQGFGVPGLVCVERDETGDAWDIALGMAKAQGLTRAGVIKTTFKEETETDLFGEQVVLCGGVTELIKAAFETLVEAGYSPEMAYFETCNELKLIVDLIYEKGLSGMWENVSNTAEYGGLTRRSRVINEESRKAMKEILKEIQDGRFAREWALENMSGRAHLNAMRRLEREHLIETVGKKLRKMCGLEKDDQ; translated from the coding sequence ATGGTGGAGATATACTACGACAAAGATGTTACATTGGATGGAGTAAAGGACAAAGTTATTGCAGTTATAGGATATGGAAATCAGGGGAGAGCACAGTCTCTAAATATGAAAGATAGTGGATTAAATGTAATAATAGGACTAAGACCCAACGGCCCATCATGGGAGAAGGCAAAATCTGATGGACATACAGTGATGACTATAGAAGAAGCTAGTAAAGAGGCAGATGTAATCCACATACTTATACCAGATGAGGTTCAGCCAACAGTCTATGAAAAACAGATAAAACCTTTCCTAAAGGAGGGAAAAACCTTAGGATTCTCTCATGGCTACAATATACACTATGGATTTATCGTTCCACCTAACGGGATAAATGTTATAATGGTTGCCCCGAAGGCTCCAGGGGTTATGGTCAGAAAGATGTACCTCCAAGGGTTCGGAGTGCCTGGATTAGTATGTGTTGAGAGGGATGAAACTGGAGATGCCTGGGATATCGCCCTTGGAATGGCAAAGGCACAGGGTCTAACTAGAGCAGGGGTTATTAAAACTACCTTCAAGGAGGAGACAGAGACTGATCTCTTTGGAGAGCAGGTCGTACTCTGTGGAGGAGTAACTGAGTTGATAAAGGCAGCCTTTGAAACACTTGTTGAAGCTGGATACTCTCCAGAGATGGCATACTTCGAGACATGTAACGAGTTGAAGTTAATTGTAGATCTTATATATGAGAAGGGGCTCAGTGGAATGTGGGAGAACGTCTCCAATACTGCAGAGTATGGGGGATTAACTAGGAGAAGTAGGGTAATAAACGAGGAATCTAGGAAGGCTATGAAGGAAATCTTAAAAGAGATCCAGGATGGGAGGTTTGCAAGAGAATGGGCATTGGAGAACATGAGTGGCAGGGCACATTTAAATGCAATGAGAAGATTGGAGAGGGAGCATTTAATTGAGACAGTAGGGAAAAAACTTAGAAAGATGTGTGGATTGGAGAAGGACGATCAATAA
- a CDS encoding DUF63 family protein, whose amino-acid sequence MGLLDIKSFIYKYYIEPIDKQSGYNYIQEITYGILLFFMVYLFYKVCKIFHIEIERKFAIVTVFYIVLISLIRALVDGGYIPHTYYTVTPGIVVVVGIYYMIAIILSGLILKERYYILATVMAVLPITYLAVIFLKNTVHLEALLYVLSIVILIYSIFNYLCEKIKPLKDTLQFQSIDRYVILSQLIDGVSTAIGIGLYGYWEQHPLPRLFMDYFGPYIMIPLKLVAVTIVLYVLNKEVENRDLRNILKIAIMALGLAPGLRDLFRIIMGV is encoded by the coding sequence ATGGGTTTATTGGATATCAAAAGTTTTATTTATAAGTACTATATAGAACCTATAGATAAACAGTCAGGTTATAACTATATCCAGGAAATAACTTATGGCATCTTACTGTTTTTTATGGTGTATCTGTTCTACAAGGTATGTAAAATATTCCATATTGAAATAGAGAGAAAGTTTGCAATTGTTACTGTATTTTACATAGTTCTTATATCTCTTATAAGGGCCCTCGTAGATGGTGGATACATCCCTCATACATACTACACTGTAACACCCGGTATTGTAGTAGTAGTAGGTATCTACTACATGATAGCAATAATTCTATCAGGTTTAATACTTAAAGAGAGATATTACATATTAGCAACAGTTATGGCAGTATTACCTATTACTTACTTGGCAGTTATCTTTTTAAAAAATACGGTTCATCTCGAGGCACTCTTGTACGTCTTATCTATAGTGATTTTAATATACAGTATCTTTAACTACCTTTGTGAAAAGATAAAGCCCCTAAAGGATACCTTACAGTTTCAATCCATAGACAGATACGTTATACTATCCCAACTTATAGATGGTGTATCTACCGCCATTGGAATTGGATTGTACGGTTATTGGGAGCAGCATCCCTTACCAAGACTCTTCATGGACTACTTTGGACCCTATATTATGATACCTTTAAAATTGGTAGCAGTTACAATTGTACTCTATGTCCTTAATAAAGAAGTAGAAAATAGAGATCTGAGAAATATCTTGAAAATTGCAATTATGGCCTTAGGTCTTGCCCCTGGACTTAGAGATCTATTTAGAATTATAATGGGTGTTTAA
- a CDS encoding metal-dependent transcriptional regulator, which produces MSESIENFLEKVYLFTKDKNRPIKTTELAKLLNIKPPAVTNMAKKLHKLGYVEYEPYIGIRLTEKGIKKAKVIIDKHNIIEAFLVECLGLEKEVAYREACKLEHAMSDRVFRRFKEFVEDCIKCKKS; this is translated from the coding sequence ATGTCTGAGAGTATAGAAAATTTCTTAGAGAAGGTCTATCTATTTACCAAGGATAAAAACAGGCCTATAAAAACTACCGAATTGGCTAAACTGCTGAATATAAAACCTCCTGCTGTTACAAACATGGCTAAAAAACTCCATAAATTAGGTTATGTGGAGTATGAACCTTATATAGGTATAAGGCTAACGGAAAAAGGTATAAAGAAGGCAAAGGTTATCATAGATAAACACAATATCATTGAGGCATTCTTAGTCGAGTGTTTAGGATTGGAAAAGGAAGTAGCCTATAGAGAGGCTTGTAAATTGGAACATGCCATGTCTGATAGAGTATTTAGGAGATTTAAAGAATTTGTAGAGGATTGTATAAAGTGTAAGAAGAGTTAA
- the eno gene encoding phosphopyruvate hydratase: MDESFEIKDMIGREVIDSRGNPTVEVEVITKGGGYGRAIVPSGASRGAHEAIELRDKEMRFGGKGVLLAVDNINSIIKPELIGFDSRMQREIDMLMKELDSTENKRKLGANAILAVSLAVAKAAADTASLPLYKYIGGCNSYVMPVPMMNILNGGVHGGNQLEFQEFMIMPVGADSISEAIRISSEVYHTLKKVILDKYGKDAINVGDEGGFAPPVKEIREALDLLERAVKLVGYEDKIVYAIDCAATEFYNREKDCYILQGKELSTDDLISLYREIVDEYNIVSIEDPLHEDDFEGFARITKELKGIQIVGDDLFVTNTERLREGIKKGAANALLLKVNQIGTLTEAIDAANLAFRSGYGVIVSHRSGESEDTTIADLSVALNTGQIKTGAPARGERTAKYNQLIRIEEELGCPKYAGKNFRCPF, from the coding sequence ATAGATGAATCATTTGAAATAAAGGATATGATAGGTAGAGAAGTTATAGACTCCAGGGGAAATCCCACAGTAGAAGTTGAAGTTATAACAAAAGGTGGTGGATACGGTAGGGCTATAGTACCTAGTGGTGCCTCAAGAGGGGCTCATGAAGCTATAGAACTTAGAGATAAAGAGATGAGATTTGGAGGTAAAGGGGTGCTCCTAGCAGTGGATAATATTAACTCCATAATAAAACCTGAGTTGATAGGGTTTGATTCACGTATGCAGAGAGAGATCGACATGTTAATGAAGGAACTTGACTCCACAGAGAACAAGCGTAAATTAGGTGCTAACGCCATTCTTGCAGTATCTCTTGCAGTTGCAAAGGCTGCTGCAGATACCGCATCCCTCCCCCTCTACAAGTATATTGGAGGCTGCAACTCCTACGTTATGCCAGTTCCAATGATGAATATACTCAACGGAGGGGTTCATGGAGGTAATCAGTTGGAGTTCCAAGAGTTCATGATAATGCCTGTAGGTGCAGATTCTATCTCTGAGGCTATAAGAATATCTTCAGAGGTTTATCACACGTTAAAAAAAGTTATCTTAGATAAATATGGAAAAGATGCGATAAACGTTGGAGATGAAGGAGGATTTGCCCCACCTGTAAAGGAGATCAGAGAGGCGTTAGATCTACTGGAGAGGGCTGTAAAGTTGGTAGGGTATGAAGATAAGATAGTATATGCTATAGACTGTGCAGCCACAGAGTTCTACAACAGAGAAAAAGACTGTTATATCCTCCAGGGTAAGGAGTTGTCTACAGATGATCTTATATCTCTTTACAGAGAGATAGTAGATGAGTATAACATAGTCTCAATTGAAGATCCTCTTCATGAGGATGACTTTGAAGGTTTTGCAAGGATTACAAAGGAGTTGAAGGGGATACAGATAGTAGGAGACGACTTATTTGTAACGAACACTGAGAGGTTGAGAGAAGGTATTAAAAAAGGTGCTGCAAATGCACTACTTTTGAAGGTGAATCAGATAGGGACGTTGACAGAGGCTATAGATGCGGCAAATTTAGCCTTTAGAAGTGGTTATGGGGTTATAGTATCCCATAGAAGTGGAGAATCTGAGGATACAACTATTGCAGATCTTTCAGTTGCTCTAAACACTGGCCAGATAAAAACTGGGGCACCTGCAAGGGGAGAAAGGACAGCAAAGTACAACCAACTTATAAGAATCGAGGAAGAGTTAGGGTGTCCCAAATACGCAGGGAAGAATTTCAGATGTCCATTTTAA
- a CDS encoding radical SAM protein codes for MGGKSSKKISMSKFAHILKVHPCYNEKLHDKVGRVHLPVAPKCNIACKFCRRSIDKECCEERPGVAKRIMKPEDVEDYLQELTKKMSNLKVVGIAGPGDSLFNKETFETLEIIGEKFPDLIKCISTNGLLLPKYAKKLSDLEVKTVTVTVNAIDPKILKNIVEWIYYDGKIYRGEEGASILIKNQMEGIKKAHDLGLIVKINTVLIPEINMDHIVDIARTFKDIAYLQNIIPLIPLYKMENLRPPTCEEIKSIREKCERYLPQFRACQQCRSDAVGLISEKRLNIFDLKHFSH; via the coding sequence ATGGGTGGCAAAAGTAGTAAAAAAATATCCATGTCTAAGTTTGCTCATATACTGAAGGTACATCCTTGTTACAACGAGAAGCTTCACGATAAGGTAGGTAGGGTCCATCTACCTGTTGCTCCTAAGTGTAACATTGCCTGTAAGTTCTGTAGGAGGAGCATAGATAAAGAGTGTTGTGAGGAGAGACCTGGAGTGGCAAAACGTATTATGAAACCTGAAGATGTTGAAGACTACCTACAAGAGTTAACCAAAAAGATGTCAAATTTAAAGGTTGTAGGTATAGCAGGTCCAGGAGATAGCTTATTCAATAAGGAAACCTTTGAAACCTTGGAGATCATAGGTGAGAAGTTCCCAGATTTAATAAAGTGTATATCTACCAACGGCCTACTACTTCCAAAGTATGCCAAGAAACTTTCAGACTTAGAAGTTAAGACTGTAACAGTTACTGTAAATGCCATAGATCCAAAGATACTTAAGAATATTGTAGAGTGGATATACTACGATGGGAAGATATACAGGGGGGAGGAAGGGGCATCTATCCTTATTAAGAATCAGATGGAAGGTATCAAGAAGGCTCATGATTTAGGACTGATAGTAAAGATAAACACTGTATTAATACCTGAGATAAATATGGATCATATTGTAGATATTGCCAGAACCTTTAAGGATATTGCATATCTCCAGAATATAATCCCTCTTATACCACTGTACAAGATGGAGAATCTAAGACCCCCAACCTGTGAAGAGATAAAGAGTATAAGGGAAAAATGTGAAAGATACCTGCCTCAGTTTAGGGCATGTCAACAGTGTAGATCAGATGCTGTAGGATTGATATCCGAAAAGAGACTGAATATATTCGATCTAAAGCACTTCTCCCATTAA
- a CDS encoding ACT domain-containing protein, whose product MERVVITVTGRDKVGIVAKIASTLAENNVNILDIRQSIMEDLFTMIMLVDISKSKSEFEELIKELHAVGEEIGVKVIVQHENIFKYMHRI is encoded by the coding sequence ATGGAAAGGGTTGTTATAACGGTAACTGGGAGGGATAAGGTAGGGATTGTAGCAAAAATAGCCTCTACACTTGCAGAGAACAATGTGAATATATTGGATATAAGGCAGTCTATTATGGAAGATCTGTTCACCATGATAATGCTCGTGGATATATCAAAGTCAAAAAGTGAATTTGAGGAGTTAATAAAGGAGTTACATGCTGTTGGTGAGGAGATAGGAGTAAAGGTGATCGTACAACATGAAAATATATTTAAGTATATGCATAGAATATAA
- a CDS encoding inositol-3-phosphate synthase — protein sequence MVRVVILGQGYVGSVFAIGVERIKNGELGYYGIPLANELPIKVENIKIVGSYDVDTDKIGKNLYEVVKRYDGNKIPESLKNIVVRKGIHLKSLRNLPIRAEGLEDDRSLTEAIDKIVEEWKKMKADVIINVCTTEAFRPFNNKEELIKAIENDDRERLTATQAYTYAASLYAKDVGGAVFINAIPTLIANDNAFLELAKESNLIIFGDDGATGATPLTADVLAHLAQRNRYVRSIVQFNIGGNTDFLALTHKERNRSKEYTKSSIVKDILGYEVPHYIKPTGYLEPLGDRKFISMHIEYVSFNGALDELVINGRINDSPALAGLLVDLVRLGKIAIEREEWGTVYEVNAFYMKNPGPAEKGNIPRIIAYEKMRQWAGLKTKWL from the coding sequence ATGGTGAGGGTTGTTATACTTGGGCAAGGATACGTGGGAAGTGTATTTGCAATAGGTGTTGAGAGGATTAAAAATGGAGAATTAGGATACTACGGAATCCCCCTGGCAAATGAGTTACCTATAAAAGTAGAAAACATTAAGATAGTTGGTTCTTACGATGTAGATACAGATAAAATTGGAAAGAACCTCTATGAAGTTGTAAAAAGATACGATGGAAATAAGATCCCAGAAAGTCTTAAAAATATAGTGGTAAGAAAAGGAATACACCTGAAAAGTCTCCGTAATCTACCAATTAGAGCAGAAGGTTTAGAAGACGATAGATCTCTTACAGAAGCCATAGATAAGATCGTTGAAGAATGGAAAAAGATGAAGGCTGATGTTATCATTAACGTTTGTACAACTGAAGCATTTAGGCCGTTTAACAATAAAGAGGAATTGATTAAAGCCATAGAAAATGACGATAGAGAGAGACTAACCGCAACACAGGCATATACTTACGCTGCTTCACTCTACGCCAAGGATGTAGGTGGAGCTGTATTTATAAATGCAATTCCAACTCTTATAGCAAATGATAATGCATTCCTCGAACTTGCCAAGGAGAGTAATTTAATTATCTTTGGTGACGATGGGGCTACTGGTGCAACACCTTTAACGGCAGATGTCTTAGCCCACTTGGCTCAGAGAAATAGATACGTGAGAAGTATAGTCCAGTTTAACATAGGTGGAAATACGGACTTCTTAGCATTGACACATAAGGAGAGAAATAGAAGTAAAGAGTATACAAAATCAAGCATTGTAAAGGATATCTTAGGTTATGAAGTACCTCACTATATAAAACCAACTGGATACCTTGAGCCTCTTGGAGATAGGAAGTTTATATCTATGCATATTGAATACGTCAGTTTCAACGGTGCCTTAGATGAACTTGTTATAAATGGAAGGATAAATGATAGTCCAGCATTAGCCGGGTTACTCGTTGATTTAGTAAGATTAGGAAAGATAGCTATTGAGAGAGAAGAGTGGGGTACTGTGTATGAGGTTAATGCATTCTATATGAAGAACCCAGGACCTGCAGAGAAGGGTAACATACCAAGGATTATAGCCTATGAAAAGATGCGCCAGTGGGCAGGACTTAAAACTAAGTGGTTGTAA
- a CDS encoding threonine--tRNA ligase → MKLLLIHSDYLEFKATEKTKIAEDTDRLEGKMEECLTVFTAVEKGDEKNQEIIVKNALDEIIKVAKNLKVNNIVVYPYAHLSSDLASPKVAKEILIEMEKRLKEVGYNVLRAPFGWYKSFKISCKGHPLSELSRKITCDMKERDEKEKEKSESKIYLLDVDGEELVELREDNIDEVIKDEDLKALAYKELGIKGKGEEKGEPPHVKYIREKEICDYEPSSDSGHFRWYPKGKLIRDLLEDYVYKIVVEYGGMPVETPVMYNLENRAIREHADKFGERQYRFTQGDRELMLRFAACFGQFMMKRDMYILPRYLPLKLYELSTYSFRYEQRGELVGLKRLRAFTMPDMHTVCLDMEQAMEEFENQFWMCLKTGEDLNIPYSVIFRFTEDFFQENRKWFFKLAKKYKEKYKKDVLIELLPERKHYWVGKADMAVIDSLGRPIENPTVQIDIESAKRFEIKVHDGDKEVYPVILHCSPTGSIERVICALLEKAYKDLEKGKLPILPLWLSPVQVRVIPVSETHKNYALEIVNKLRENNIRADLDDRDESVGKKIRNAGKDWIPYVIVIGNREVEENILTVTVREKSTLKSNHKEKMKVDELIKRIKEETKEYPYRPLTLPKYCSLQPIFK, encoded by the coding sequence GTGAAATTACTACTGATACACTCTGACTATCTAGAATTTAAAGCTACAGAGAAGACAAAAATTGCTGAGGATACTGATAGATTAGAGGGAAAAATGGAGGAATGTTTGACAGTATTCACCGCAGTTGAAAAAGGAGACGAAAAAAATCAGGAGATAATTGTAAAAAATGCTCTAGATGAGATAATAAAGGTTGCTAAAAATCTCAAAGTTAACAATATAGTAGTTTATCCCTACGCTCACCTATCAAGTGATCTGGCTTCTCCAAAGGTTGCTAAGGAGATACTTATTGAGATGGAGAAGAGATTAAAGGAGGTAGGTTATAACGTACTTAGGGCGCCCTTTGGATGGTATAAGTCATTTAAGATCAGTTGTAAGGGGCATCCACTAAGTGAGTTGTCCAGGAAAATTACCTGTGATATGAAAGAAAGAGATGAAAAAGAGAAAGAAAAAAGTGAATCAAAAATATATCTCTTAGATGTTGATGGGGAGGAACTTGTTGAGTTAAGAGAGGATAATATCGATGAAGTTATAAAAGATGAGGATTTAAAAGCTCTCGCCTATAAAGAACTTGGTATAAAAGGAAAAGGAGAGGAAAAGGGAGAGCCACCTCATGTAAAGTATATAAGGGAAAAAGAAATCTGTGATTACGAACCTTCTTCAGATTCAGGTCACTTCAGGTGGTATCCAAAGGGGAAACTTATTAGGGATCTCTTAGAAGATTACGTATATAAGATAGTTGTAGAATATGGAGGGATGCCTGTAGAGACACCAGTTATGTATAACTTAGAGAACAGGGCAATAAGGGAACATGCAGATAAGTTTGGAGAGAGACAGTATAGATTTACCCAGGGAGATAGGGAGTTGATGCTTAGATTTGCAGCATGCTTCGGACAGTTTATGATGAAGAGAGACATGTATATCCTTCCAAGGTATCTACCTCTTAAGTTGTACGAACTCTCAACATATAGTTTTAGATATGAACAGAGGGGGGAACTTGTAGGTTTAAAGAGACTTAGGGCCTTCACAATGCCTGACATGCATACTGTATGCTTAGATATGGAACAGGCTATGGAGGAGTTTGAGAATCAATTCTGGATGTGTTTGAAAACTGGAGAAGATCTAAATATACCTTACTCTGTAATATTCAGATTCACAGAGGATTTCTTCCAGGAAAATAGGAAGTGGTTCTTTAAACTGGCTAAGAAATATAAAGAAAAATACAAAAAAGACGTACTTATTGAATTACTACCTGAGAGGAAGCACTACTGGGTTGGAAAGGCGGATATGGCTGTAATTGACAGTCTCGGTAGGCCTATTGAAAATCCAACTGTACAGATAGATATTGAAAGTGCCAAAAGGTTCGAGATAAAGGTGCATGATGGAGATAAAGAGGTATACCCTGTGATACTTCACTGTTCCCCAACTGGAAGTATCGAGAGAGTAATATGTGCATTATTAGAGAAGGCCTATAAGGATCTTGAGAAGGGTAAACTTCCAATACTACCCCTCTGGCTATCTCCTGTCCAGGTTAGGGTAATACCTGTATCTGAAACCCATAAGAACTACGCCTTAGAGATCGTTAATAAATTAAGAGAGAACAATATCAGGGCAGATTTGGACGATAGGGATGAAAGTGTTGGTAAAAAGATAAGAAATGCTGGAAAGGACTGGATCCCCTATGTAATAGTGATAGGAAACAGGGAAGTGGAGGAGAATATTTTAACTGTTACAGTTAGGGAAAAATCTACCTTGAAGAGTAACCATAAAGAGAAGATGAAAGTTGATGAGTTAATAAAAAGGATAAAGGAAGAAACTAAAGAATATCCATATAGGCCCTTAACCTTACCTAAATACTGCTCTTTACAGCCGATATTCAAGTGA
- a CDS encoding adenylyltransferase/cytidyltransferase family protein, which produces MKKEKIVVTAGTFDILHPGHYNTLKYAKSLGDKLIVIVARDETVKKIKGRKPIIPEEQRRFMVETLKPVDKAILGSLNNKLEPILNIRPDIIVLGPDQRTFDTEQLKEELKRYGLNVNIVKCKEYVKCPFHSSYDIVKEVIDRWKRGEFEE; this is translated from the coding sequence ATGAAAAAAGAAAAGATAGTAGTAACTGCAGGTACTTTTGATATCTTACATCCAGGACACTATAACACCCTTAAATATGCTAAAAGTTTGGGAGATAAACTCATTGTCATAGTAGCAAGAGATGAGACTGTTAAAAAAATTAAAGGTAGGAAACCTATTATACCAGAAGAACAACGTAGATTTATGGTAGAGACACTTAAACCTGTAGATAAGGCTATACTTGGAAGTTTAAATAATAAATTGGAGCCAATATTAAATATCAGACCAGATATTATAGTCTTAGGCCCTGATCAGAGGACTTTTGATACAGAACAGCTAAAGGAAGAGTTAAAAAGATACGGTCTAAATGTAAATATTGTAAAGTGTAAAGAGTATGTAAAGTGTCCCTTCCACAGTTCCTACGATATCGTCAAGGAGGTAATAGATAGATGGAAAAGAGGAGAGTTTGAGGAATAA
- the mobB gene encoding molybdopterin-guanine dinucleotide biosynthesis protein B: MRVVGVIGPKNSGKTTLICDVLKVLKKKGIEVATVKHSGHPVEMDREGTDTYRFKKYTNISVFSDVRGETTFFYRSMGLEEILSKLDSDLVIVEGFKEKLRELNIPKIVTVRDRKGREFVDSHTIMVVENMEYEVEDVVREILNKSVIPTYNLNCGHCGYNCKEFVERLIRGELNWKDCVLSTDVELVVNGKTIPLNPFVSKIIKNTVVGLVSSLKGVEDTRDISIRIKR, encoded by the coding sequence GTGAGGGTTGTTGGGGTAATAGGTCCTAAGAACTCTGGTAAAACTACTTTAATATGTGATGTTTTAAAAGTCCTAAAGAAGAAAGGAATTGAAGTTGCTACAGTAAAACACAGTGGTCATCCTGTAGAGATGGATAGAGAAGGGACAGATACCTATAGATTTAAAAAATATACAAATATATCAGTTTTTTCAGATGTTAGAGGTGAAACTACATTTTTCTATAGAAGTATGGGATTGGAAGAGATACTTTCTAAATTAGATAGTGATTTAGTGATAGTAGAAGGATTTAAAGAAAAGTTGAGGGAGTTAAATATACCGAAGATAGTGACAGTTAGGGATAGAAAAGGGAGAGAATTTGTAGATTCCCACACTATAATGGTAGTTGAGAATATGGAATACGAAGTGGAAGATGTTGTCAGAGAGATTCTAAATAAGAGTGTTATCCCTACATACAACCTCAACTGTGGGCACTGTGGCTACAACTGTAAAGAATTTGTTGAGAGATTAATTAGAGGAGAGTTAAATTGGAAGGATTGTGTGTTATCTACAGATGTAGAACTTGTAGTAAATGGAAAGACAATACCTTTAAATCCCTTTGTTTCAAAGATTATTAAAAATACCGTTGTTGGGCTGGTATCTTCTCTGAAAGGTGTTGAGGATACAAGAGATATCTCTATAAGGATAAAGAGATAA